From a single Brassica rapa cultivar Chiifu-401-42 chromosome A01, CAAS_Brap_v3.01, whole genome shotgun sequence genomic region:
- the LOC103848793 gene encoding LOW QUALITY PROTEIN: serine/threonine-protein kinase BSK7 (The sequence of the model RefSeq protein was modified relative to this genomic sequence to represent the inferred CDS: inserted 3 bases in 2 codons), whose translation MYILFLLRFGAARRIQSVKLIALIYKGKLDNHRRIAVKRFNRKAWPDSRQFLEEAKAVGQLRNYRMANLLGCCYEGEERLLVAEFMPNETLAKHLFHWESQPMKWAMRLRVALHIAQALEYCIXMLKHLRISACVCVSSGRVTPESVMYSYGTLLLDLLSGKHIPPSHALDLIRDRNIQMLIDSCLEGQFSSXCLQYEPRERPNPKSLVTAMIPLQKDLEVCMFLQPPTLLLSFSSSCILLADTFCAYQAVPQQRLFHHLEKHA comes from the exons ATGTACATTCTGTTTCTGTTGCGTTTCGGAGCGGCCAGAAGAATCCAATCGGTAAAACTTATAGCTTTGATCTACAAAGGGAAACTTGATAACCACAGACGTATTGCTGTCAAAAGGTTTAACAGGAAAGCTTGGCCTGATTCTCGTCAGTTTCTG GAGGAAGCTAAAGCTGTTGGTCAGTTAAGGAACTATAGGATGGCAAATCTGCTTGGATGTTGCTATGAAGGTGAAGAGAGACTTCTTGTTGCTGAGTTTATGCCCAACGAGACTTTGGCTAAGCATCTTTTCCACT GGGAGTCACAACCGATGAAGTGGGCTATGCGACTAAGAGTAGCTTTACATATAGCTCAAGCTTTGGAGTACTGTAT TATGCTTAAACACTTGCGAATCagtgcgtgtgtgtgtgtttccTCAGGTCGTGTGACACCAGAAAGTGTGATGTACAGTTATGGAACTCTGTTGCTTGATCTTCTTAGTGGAAAACACATTCCTCCAAGCCAT GCGCTGGACCTCATACGGGACAGGAACATTCAAATGTTGATCGATTCATGCTTGGAGGGTCAATTTTCAA GATGCTTGCAGTATGAGCCTCGTGAACGGCCTAACCCAAAATCTCTAGTCACTGCAATGATTCCTCTGCAGAAGGATCTTGAGGTATGTATGTTTTTACAACCACCCACCCTTCTTTTGTCTTTCTCAAGCTCTTGTATTCTTTTGGCTGATACGTTTTGTGCATACCAAGCAGTGCCACAACAACGCCTCTTTCACCACTTGGAGAAGCATGCCTAA
- the LOC117126887 gene encoding serine/threonine-protein kinase BSK7, whose amino-acid sequence MMREQPQRLLSLIILVIVSHCKSMLSFQMWTNQMQDSLNFKKKGDVAFRHKDFANAILRRSLCHLMNDMPQEALNDAVQSQVISTAWHITSYLQAVSLSALGQENEGHAALKDGSMLESKRNAL is encoded by the exons ATGATGAGGGAGCAGCCACAGAGGTTACTTTCTTTAATCATTCTCGTAATTGTCTCTCATTGCAAGTCCATG CTATCTTTCCAGATGTGGACCAACCAGATGCAGGATTCACTCAACTTCAAGAAAAAGGGTGATGTTGCTTTCCGGCATAAAGACTTTGCAAATGCTATTCTCAG GAGAAGTCTGTGTCACCTGATGAATGATATGCCCCAAGAGGCATTGAATGATGCAGTGCAATCCCAAGTGATATCTACTGCTTGGCATATCACATCTTATCTTCAAGCTGTATCTCTTTCAGCTCTAGGACAAGAGAACGAAGGTCATGCTGCTCTTAAAGACGGATCAATGCTGGAAAGCAAAAGAAACGCTCTATGA